Proteins encoded in a region of the Pieris brassicae chromosome 3, ilPieBrab1.1, whole genome shotgun sequence genome:
- the LOC123707294 gene encoding endocuticle structural glycoprotein SgAbd-5-like — protein MKLLVVLGLVVVVSAAPQAQRQVPSANPQEVQILRFDTENDGLGTYRFALEQSDGTKKEEQGELKNAGTDDEAISVRGSYTWVGPDGVTYTVTYVADDKGYQPTIEQGPGGAIPPGVVASLIG, from the exons ATGAAATTG TTGGTTGTACTCGGTTTAGTCGTGGTGGTGTCGGCGGCGCCCCAAGCTCAAAGGCAGGTGCCCAGCGCAAATCCACAAGAAGTACAAATTCTTCGGTTCGATACTGAAAATGATGGTCTCGGTACTTACAGATTTGC CTTAGAACAAAGTGATGGCACCAAAAAGGAAGAACAAGGGGAACTGAAGAACGCTGGAACCGATGACGAGGCTATCTCTGTGAGGGGATCCTACACCTGGGTTGGCCCAGATGGCGTCACCTACACCGTGACATACGTAGCTGATGATAAAGGCTATCAACCAACAATCGAGCAGGGTCCAGGAGGTGCTATACCACCTGGCGTTGTTGCTTCTCTAATTGGCTAA